In Halobacteriovorax sp. HLS, one DNA window encodes the following:
- a CDS encoding Rrf2 family transcriptional regulator — MRLKTKTDYCIRVLIHLQKMDSKLRIQDIADALQVSKNHLSVAVNKLSELGYIHSTQGPKGGIEFNYSAGDRTVAELISKVEDFQVVECFDPANNLCTLSSNCKLKGMLAKSTTAFLDELKKYKIKDLI, encoded by the coding sequence ATGCGATTAAAAACAAAAACTGATTACTGTATCAGAGTGCTAATTCATCTACAGAAAATGGACTCTAAGTTAAGAATTCAAGATATAGCTGATGCTCTACAGGTTTCTAAGAATCATTTAAGTGTGGCCGTAAATAAGCTATCTGAACTAGGGTATATTCACTCAACGCAAGGTCCTAAGGGTGGTATTGAGTTTAATTATTCAGCAGGAGACAGGACTGTTGCAGAGCTAATATCCAAAGTTGAAGACTTTCAAGTTGTCGAATGCTTTGATCCTGCAAATAACTTATGTACCCTATCTTCAAACTGTAAGTTAAAAGGGATGCTCGCTAAATCAACAACAGCTTTCTTAGACGAGCTCAAGAAGTATAAGATCAAGGATCTTATATAA